In the Leptolyngbya sp. CCY15150 genome, ACTGGAATCTGACGATGCTTGAGATAGTAGATGAGTAACCGGACTGATGTCGTTAGCATGTCAACCGATTTGGAATAACACAACGTCTTACGGTGCAGTCGAGCCAAGTAATGTCGTAACCGACAGTTCTCGCCCTCAACCCGAGTCAT is a window encoding:
- a CDS encoding IS1 family transposase, which gives rise to LWHIVMGWACFLYITDGYKVYPCVIEDGDHLVSKTAMTRVEGENCRLRHYLARLHRKTLCYSKSVDMLTTSVRLLIYYLKHRQIPV